The Gammaproteobacteria bacterium genome has a segment encoding these proteins:
- a CDS encoding type II toxin-antitoxin system RelE/ParE family toxin — MIRSFRHRGLQRFFETGSKAGIQPKHAGRLRLQLGRLDAASGPEDMNLPGWRLHPIRGDLSGHWAVWVDENWRLTFRFVGTDAEVVDYQDYH, encoded by the coding sequence GTGATTCGCAGCTTCCGCCATCGCGGCCTGCAACGGTTCTTTGAAACCGGCTCGAAGGCCGGCATTCAACCGAAGCACGCCGGGCGGCTGCGGCTGCAACTCGGCCGACTCGACGCCGCTAGCGGCCCGGAGGATATGAACCTGCCCGGCTGGCGGCTGCACCCGATCAGGGGCGATTTATCCGGCCATTGGGCGGTATGGGTCGATGAAAATTGGCGGCTGACGTTTCGCTTCGTCGGCACCGATGCCGAAGTAGTGGATTACCAGGACTATCACTGA
- a CDS encoding HigA family addiction module antitoxin — protein MTRMHHPPHPGEVLRDTVLRADGGLTVTALAARLGVSRVALSRVVNGRAAVSAELAIRLAAALGGSAESWLQMQAAYDLWHAQKKRRPRIQRLPDIAQERV, from the coding sequence ATGACCCGAATGCACCACCCCCCGCACCCTGGCGAGGTATTGCGGGACACCGTTTTGCGCGCCGATGGCGGCCTGACGGTCACCGCACTGGCCGCACGGCTGGGCGTCTCCCGCGTGGCACTCTCCCGCGTGGTCAATGGTCGCGCTGCCGTTAGTGCGGAACTGGCCATCCGGCTCGCGGCGGCCCTGGGCGGCTCGGCTGAGTCCTGGCTACAGATGCAGGCCGCTTACGATTTGTGGCACGCCCAGAAGAAACGCCGGCCGAGAATCCAGCGGTTGCCGGACATCGCCCAAGAGAGGGTGTAG
- a CDS encoding type II toxin-antitoxin system RelE/ParE family toxin, protein MRDAVHAIRSAVTLLGEHPFVGRRLHDDIRELAISYGPTGFVALYRFAPALQQARILAIRHQRELRCRP, encoded by the coding sequence GTGCGGGACGCTGTACACGCCATCCGCTCCGCCGTGACTCTGCTCGGCGAGCATCCTTTCGTCGGCCGGCGCCTGCATGACGACATCCGCGAACTCGCCATTTCCTATGGGCCGACCGGCTTTGTCGCGTTGTACCGCTTCGCGCCCGCACTTCAGCAGGCGCGTATCCTCGCGATCCGGCACCAGCGGGAGCTGCGCTGTCGACCTTGA